In a single window of the Cucumis melo cultivar AY chromosome 11, USDA_Cmelo_AY_1.0, whole genome shotgun sequence genome:
- the LOC103499068 gene encoding F-box protein At3g07870-like: MESRGLPMENMKLGRGLPQHIVREILRWVVISNFPNLRVVSKTWNLFILDYAHEFSSTNANAFLLSTCDRTPNNKDLNHKMHCIRFDTTAHLDFDLESEWTTKSPSLSFDGDWPFISLVDNSCNGLVFICKCAFFTRCDGIFNPMTNEFFQIPRGELDGDIYSYELGFSPTTKQYKLFRVTDSFFLDGDADNNSSIMDVLTFTRRSETNHNHSQWRRLHSLPLRIHNGAYLNGVIYWIGTKEDKENEYIIYAVNVETELIELSFILDLGSCSTSSHASLKQFNSSVYATFFINPKTYNSSIQVWRMQEKDLWIREFVIVDIPINWSSLTLIKAFEDGEILCMINLDFFCWYNSFTGRKKIVTKNQKKDRRVCQIEYLNFGLLQNILAGEET, translated from the coding sequence ATGGAGAGTAGAGGGCTTCCAATGGAGAATATGAAGTTAGGGAGAGGGCTTCCACAGCATATTGTTCGTGAAATCTTGCGTTGGGTTGTCATCTCCAATTTCCCGAACTTGAGGGTTGTCTCTAAAACTTGGaatctttttattttagattACGCTCATGAATTCTCTTCTACAAACGCAAATGCTTTTCTTCTCTCCACATGTGATAGAACTCCCAATAACAAGGATCTTAATCATAAGATGCATTGTATCCGTTTTGATACTACCGCACATTTGGATTTTGATTTGGAATCGGAATGGACTACTAAATCACCCTCGTTAAGCTTTGATGGTGATTGGCCTTTTATCTCTCTGGTGGATAACTCATGCAATGGTCTTGTCTTTATTTGTAAGTGTGCATTTTTTACTCGTTGTGATGGCATATTCAATCCTATGACTAATGAGTTCTTCCAAATTCCTCGAGGTGAATTAGATGGTGATATTTACTCCTACGAATTAGGTTTTAGCCCTACAACAAAGCAATACAAATTGTTTCGAGTTACCGACTCATTCTTTCTTGATGGCGACGCTGACAATAACTCTTCGATAATGGATGTTTTGACATTCACCAGAAGAAGTGAAACTAATCATAACCATAGCCAATGGAGGCGACTTCATTCTCTCCCTCTTCGCATTCACAATGGTGCTTACTTGAATGGTGTCATCTATTGGATAGGAacaaaagaagataaagaaaatgaatataTCATATATGCTGTCAATGTTGAAACCGAACTAATTGAATTGAGTTTCATCTTGGATCTTGGTTCTTGCTCCACCTCTAGTCATGCATCCTTGAAGCAATTTAACAGCAGCGTTTATGCAACTTTTTTCATCAACCCAAAGACTTATAACTCCTCCATTCAAGTGTGGAGGATGCAAGAGAAAGATTTGTGGATTAGAGAATTTGTTATTGTTGACATACCAATTAATTGGAGTTCCCTTACCCTCATCAAAGCCTTTGAGGATGGAGAGATATTGTGTATGAttaatcttgattttttttGCTGGTATAATTCTTTCACAGGGAGGAAGAAGATTGTAACTAAGAATCAAAAGAAGGATAGACGTGTGTgtcaaatagaatatttgaatTTTGGTTTGCTCCAAAACATTTTGGCAGGAGAAGAGACATAA
- the LOC103498779 gene encoding ENTH domain-containing protein C794.11c-like has translation MSILSKSDTMATPSFHELKKQASFFFKEKIRTARLALTDVTSAELLTEEAINGNPDARSLSSISKAAFEVDDYWRIVAILHKRLLKFEKKNWRLSYNSLIILEHLLTRGPESVAEEFQTDKDVINQMGSFQYVDEKGFNWGISVRKRSERILNLLDKRPVLKEEREKARKLTREILGFGSFSLRSKCQEIVEHSSSSPIGRYGKCNSNFNSLENLEQEEHLVLLEQKEVISVNDYHHPFIIDESKSNASLLLG, from the exons ATGTCCATCTTGAGCAAATCCGACACCATGGCCACTCCGTCTTTCCATGAATTAAAGAAACAagcttctttctttttcaaggAAAAAATCAGGACTGCTAGATTAGCCCTGACTGATGTTACCTCTGCCGAACT GTTGACTGAAGAAGCCATCAATGGAAACCCTGATGCAAGATCTTTGAGTTCAATATCAAAGGCAGCTTTTGAGGTTGATGACTACTGGAGAATTGTAGCTATTCTCCATAAAAG ATTGctgaaatttgaaaagaaaaattggagaCTTTCCTACAATTCTCTCATCATTCTCGAACATCTCTTAACTCGTGGACCAGAGAGTGTAGCAGAAGAGTTTCAAACTGACAAAGATGTTATTAACCAAATGGGATCCTTCCAATATGTTGATGAAAAAGG GTTCAATTGGGGGATATCAGTGAGGAAGAGATCAGAGAGGATATTGAATCTCCTTGACAAACGGCCCGTTCTCAAAGAAGAGAGGGAGAAGGCAAGGAAGTTGACAAGAGAAATTCTAGGATTTGGAAGCTTCTCCTTGAGATCAAAGTGTCAAGAAATTGTGGaacattcttcttcttcacccATTGGAAGATATGGAAAATGCAATTCAAACTTCAATAGTCTTGAGAATCTTGAGCAAGAAGAACATTTGGTTTTGTTAGAACAAAAGGAAGTGATTTCAGTTAATGATTATCATCATCCTTTCATCATCGACGAATCGAAGTCGAATGCTTCATTGCTGTTGGGATAA
- the LOC103498778 gene encoding naringenin,2-oxoglutarate 3-dioxygenase-like gives MATFTEDEIPVISLAGIDDDAHMAAVKKKIVEACEVWGIFQVVDHGVDPKLIDDMIRLTTEFYYLPPEEKLRFDMSGGKKGGFMISTRRKGDVEDWREVVTFFTYPSRDRRYSEWPDKPEGWIKTTEEFSEKLMDLASKILEVLSEAMDLEKGALKEACGELNQKILTNFYPKCSNSDLELGLPRHTDPGTITILLQDQVGGLQATKDGANSWINIPPMKGAFVINIGDHGHYLSNGRFKSADHRALANAKSDRLSIATFQYPTPEAIVYPLKVGEGEKAVIENPISFAEMYKKKMSNEPVLAMFNHKGHNKINPST, from the exons ATGGCCACTTTTACTGAGGATGAAATTCCGGTCATTTCCCTTGCCGGAATCGACGACGATGCCCACATGGCCGCGGTGAAGAAGAAGATCGTGGAGGCCTGCGAAGTGTGGGGAATATTCCAGGTGGTTGACCACGGTGTTGACCCCAAACTTATTGACGACATGATTCGTCTCACCACCGAATTCTACTATTTGCCACCGGAAGAGAAGCTCCGATTCGACATGTCGGGCGGCAAGAAGGGCGGATTCATGATCTCTACTCGACGAAAG GGAGACGTAGAAGATTGGAGGGAAGTGGTAACGTTCTTTACATATCCGAGTAGAGATCGAAGGTACTCGGAATGGCCGGACAAGCCGGAGGGTTGGATCAAGACGACGGAAGAATTCAGTGAAAAGTTGATGGATTTGGCTTCCAAAATATTGGAAGTGTTGTCGGAAGCCATGGATTTGGAGAAGGGAGCTCTTAAGGAAGCTTGTGGAGAGTTGAATCAAAAGATTTTGACCAATTTTTACCCCAAATGTTCCAACTCCGACCTCGAACTCGGCCTCCCTCGTCACACCGACCCTGGAACCATTACTATATTACTACAG GATCAAGTGGGTGGTCTTCAAGCAACCAAAGATGGGGCCAATTCATGGATCAACATCCCACCCATGAAAGGAGCTTTTGTAATCAACATTGGAGACCATGGTCAT TATCTTAGCAATGGAAGGTTCAAGAGTGCGGATCATAGGGCATTGGCAAACGCAAAGAGTGACAGATTGTCGATAGCTACGTTTCAGTATCCAACACCAGAAGCCATTGTTTATCCATTAAAGGTTGGTGAAGGGGAAAAGGCAGTGATTGAGAATCCCATAAGCTTTGCAGAGATGTACAAGAAAAAGATGAGCAATGAACCTGTTCTTGCAATGTTTAATCATAAAGGACACAACAAAATCAATCCTTCTACTTAA
- the LOC103498776 gene encoding uncharacterized protein LOC103498776, with translation MSFNFVVNNMQTLIDALATLGVADQLADATFSPEMFCVMVDSNVSIHSTIGLQLWPPFFDHYFCSELQYSWFFFNEIFPLAQDLQDSGYTSFSFSIGPNPDLAQIKFQGPNGLLHETNFELVYSHHPLRIPDFDLSVFVSMDSQEFSNVISQYHMFDDVHVTITSERVIFSYSIMQETILNQQNGQCIIGGIKAPNQVQFILTLGPSEVFNHIASQTKRVWFFKQCNSNKGLITAPLGLNGRLVACFFDVFAEHL, from the exons atgTCGTTCAATTTCGTCGTCAACAATATGCAAACTCTGATAGATGCTTTAGCCACATTGGGAGTGGCGGATCAACTGGCAGATGCAACATTTTCACCGGAAATGTTCTGCGTAATGGTGGATTCAAATGTTTCCATTCACAGCACCATTGGCCTTCAACTCTGGCCTCCATTCTTTGATCATTATTTCTGCAGCGAGCTTCAATATTCTTGGTTCTTCTTCAATGAAATTTTCCCTCTTGCTCAAGATTTGCAGGATTCCGGTTACACTTCTTTCTCCTTCTCTATTGGCCCTAACCCTGACCTAGCCCAAATCAAATTCCAAGGCCCCAAtg GGCTTCTTCATGAAACTAATTTCGAGTTGGTTTATTCCCATCATCCACTGCGCATCCCCGATTTTGATCTGTCTGTTTTTGTTTCCATGGATTCTCAAGAATTCTCCAACGTTATCTCTCAGTATCATATGTTTGATGACG TTCATGTCACTATAACGAGTGAACGAGTGATATTTTCTTATTCAATTATGCAAGAGACAATTCTTAATCAACAG AATGGGCAGTGCATAATCGGAGGTATTAAAGCACCAAATCaagttcaattcattttaacTTTGGGTCCATCAGAAGTTTTCAACCATATTGCAAGTCAAACGAAGAGGGTATGGTTTTTTAAGCAATGTAATTCCAATAAAGGTTTAATTACGGCCCCTCTTGGATTGAATGGTCGACTTGTTGCTTGTTTCTTTGATGTCTTTGCCGAACATCTATGA